A genomic region of Trypanosoma brucei brucei TREU927 chromosome 3, complete sequence contains the following coding sequences:
- a CDS encoding mitochondrial carrier protein, putative, whose translation MVSEGTSAAGRLEGESPLALRVDTGEIVAGCLAGFVEHFFMFPFDTLKTRVQSGDSTNVILAAKRISRNERLAHLYRGFAPIIVSAVPAHGAYYSTYEAAKRVFGEDSTVSITVSASCAVAAHDTISTPFDVIKQRMQMDGSRKFASSLQCGQCAVAEGGVRCLLLSLPTTILMNIPHFSAYWLVYEGFLAYLGGERRNRETEVAGDYITGGLLAGTVASIVSSPLDVVKTQLQLGLRKNIPDAVRYVLVNRGTKGFFAGVTARVMCTAPAGALSMITYETAKKFMEER comes from the coding sequence ATGGTTTCCGAGGGCACTTCCGCTGCAGGTCGCCTGGAGGGCGAGTCGCCGCTTGCGCTGCGCGTCGATACTGGCGAAATTGTCGCGGGATGCCTCGCCGGTTTTGTGGAACATTTCTTTATGTTCCCGTTTGACACTTTGAAGACACGGGTTCAGAGTGGGGACTCGACGAATGTCATATTAGCGGCAAAGCGTATTTCGCGGAATGAGCGACTTGCACATCTTTACCGCGGATTCGCGCCCATCATCGTTTCTGCCGTTCCAGCGCATGGTGCATATTACAGCACATATGAGGCTGCGAAGCGTGTCTTTGGTGAGGATTCCACAGTGTCTATAACGGTCTCTGCCAGTTGTGCGGTCGCTGCTCATGACACCATTTCCACCCCATTTGATGTTATCAAGCAGCGGATGCAGATGGACGGGAGCCGGAAGTTTGCTTCATCGCTTCAGTGTGGTCAATGTGCAGTTGCGGAAGGGGGCGTGCGGTGCCTTCTCCTCTCTTTGCCCACCACTATTTTAATGAACATTCCACATTTCTCAGCCTACTGGTTAGTTTATGAGGGGTTTCTTGCATACTTGGGTGGTGAGCGGCGCAATAGGGAAACGGAAGTTGCGGGAGATTACATAACCGGGGGCCTCCTGGCAGGCACTGTGGCTTCTATTGTCTCGTCACCGTTAGACGTTGTAAAGACTCAGCTGCAACTCGGTCTTAGAAAGAATATCCCCGATGCGGTGCGCTATGTCTTAGTCAATCGTGGCACCAAAGGTTTCTTTGCCGGGGTTACGGCGAGAGTTATGTGTACCGCTCCTGCTGGTGCCCTGTCAATGATCACATATGAAACGGCCAAGAAGTTCATGGAGGAACGGTAA
- a CDS encoding actin-like protein, putative produces the protein MDATCVIDYGSHTVKHTCISKADKNSAFEFNINEAPTQAFAANDSLDIVLFGRHVAELISDTCPAGSALTLCLLTDTWLPRRKRELLLKCCFECLGAKRVSLVDSVSTALFSSGETTGVCVDVGYGGVRAVPVVNGFPQSFLGEDVRSVGAKNTDTVLRRHIPQASEPVLLALKSTVCFVGDEPPAVSRQISLPDGSTFPMTLSPSVCREAGEALLYNAPTASAPNALRHMYQKSLLECPSLDRWVLVGAASGMTGVGRVLGEAMTHALTVTQREGPQYIAVKDPAHAAVCGGAILSQLSTFKKMCVTVEEYVEEGPHYCVRPKII, from the coding sequence ATGGACGCTACATGTGTAATTGATTATGGATCACATACAGTGAAGCATACCTGCATTTCAAAGGCTGATAAGAACTCTGCCTTTGAGTTCAATATTAACGAGGCTCCAACTCAAGCTTTCGCGGCTAATGATTCGCTAGACATTGTGCTCTTCGGTAGACATGTTGCCGAGTTGATCTCAGACACATGCCCCGCTGGGTCTGCGCTCACGCTATGTTTGCTGACGGACACATGGTTACCGCGGAGGAAACGCGAGCTGCTTCTGAAGTGCTGCTTTGAATGCCTTGGTGCTAAGCGCGTTTCGCTAGTGGACAGCGTCTCGACGGCTCTTTTCTCCTCGGGAGAAACGACGggtgtttgtgtggatgTGGGCTATGGGGGTGTTCGTGCGGTCCCGGTGGTGAACGGGTTTCCGCAGTCATTTTTAGGCGAGGATGTGCGCTCTGTTGGAGCGAAGAATACCGACACGGTGTTGCGCCGCCATATTCCGCAGGCCAGTGAGCCGGTGCTTCTCGCGCTCAAGTCAACGgtatgttttgttggcgATGAGCCTCCTGCAGTGTCCCGACAGATATCACTTCCTGATGGGAGCACCTTTCCAATGACGCTCAGCCCGTCTGTATGTCGGGAAGCGGGTGAGGCACTTCTTTACAATGCACCGACAGCCAGCGCTCCAAACGCTCTGCGGCACATGTACCAAAAATCGTTGTTGGAGTGCCCATCGCTGGATCGTTGGGTACTTGTTGGAGCAGCCTCAGGCATGACGGGAGTGGGGCGAGTACTTGGGGAAGCAATGACACATGCTCTCACAGTTACGCAGAGAGAAGGACCGCAATACATCGCCGTGAAGGATCCGGCTCACGCTGCTGTTTGTGGCGGGGCGATTCTTTCCCAGTTGAGTACCTTCAAAAAGATGTGTGTTACGGTTGAGGAGTACGTGGAGGAAGGGCCGCACTACTGCGTACGGCCCAAGATTATTTGA